The DNA region CAGCAGATAGCGGGTCAACCATAATTTCGACTCCCTGAAAGAATTGGGGCTGCTTCTGTTATAGCCTGCTTTATTTTGAACTCATTACAGGAGCGGCAGGCAAGACAGACATTCTCAAAGGTCGTTGTCCCGCCGTGGGAACGAGGCAAAATATGGTCGAAAGAGAGCGGAATGCCGTTGTTGACAGTTTGGATTAAACAGTAGCATCACCAGGAAATCAATTTCCTGGCTCATCGCCAAAGTCATCTTTAGATGACTGGACAATAGTTTTAGTCCATTTGCATGGACTTGCGCTGTTAGCCCAAAATTTATTTTAGGGCGGATTGACAACAGAGATATGAGCCTTTCAGAACTTTTGTCAGTCAATCAGGTAGTTACCTCCAATCATTAAAGCCATCACTTGAATGTTGTTCTCGAATGGGGACTAATATTTGGGACTAAAAGAAGACGAAAGGGCAACAAATTAAACAAGTGGTCATGGTTGAAAAAATTGTTTCCCATTTTTGTATATCAAGTAAAATCTAACCTGAAGACTGCCCCATTCAGTCTTCCTCATGAACCAGTCTGGATATAAGCCTTGTCCAAGTCCAGAACCGGAGTTTTTTGATCGGAAAACGACCGTTCTCTAGTTGGGCTTGGTCGGGTTTCTGGTTGGCTGGTTTTCTATGGCAAGGAGTGCTACAGATATGGATTAATCATCAATATTTTTTGGATAAATACGCGATCGCAAAGGTGTTAAATAGAACAAATGAACTACAATAAAAAGGCCGAGTTATTTCTGTAATTTCCCATGCCTCCCCAACCTCACGACGACCTCTACCGATATATTGAGAATTACAAAAAAGCTCGCAGCAACTCTCCATCCTACGACGAAATGATGGAGGCAACCGGAAAATCTCGGGGGGCCGTGCAAAACAGTCTCAATTATTTGGAAAAGCACGGCTATATTCGCCGTATTCCTGGCAAACGGCGCAATATTGAAATTGTGAAATCAGAACAAAGGGGAGTTCCCATTCGAGGTGAGATTGCCGCAGGCTATTTAAGTGATCCCTTTACCGATACGGTGGAGCATCTTCCCTTTGAAGCTCCCTGGTTAAGGCCAGGTGATTTTGCTCTGAGGGTATCGGGCGACAGTATGAAGAATGCCTACATTCCCGATGGTGCATTTGTGATTATGCGAACCGTCCCGGATGGATATATGCCTCCCGATGGTGAAATTGCCGCTGTTTACGTTGCAGGGATTGGCATGACTCTCAAACACTTTTATCGCGATGGTCACAAAGTAATCTTGAAACCCTCCAATCCTAACTATCCCTCGATGCCTTTTGATCTGCGGGAACAAGAAGTGAAAGTTCAGGCCACCTGGCTGTGTACACTGCATGGGAAGCATTGGTTAACAGCCTGACGAACCAGGCATGAGGCAAGTTCTCAGTTCTCAGTTTTAAGTTCTCAGTTTGGATCTCAACTTAAGCCAATCCTCGATCGCTATGACAAGATAGGGGCGAAAACGATCAAGGATTCCCATGTTTCTGTTTCTCTCCAAACTTCTCCCCATCTTTCTGTACCCCCTGGGATTGAGTTGTTTGCTGCTGCTATTAGCTTTTATTTTGCTGTGGTGGAAACCCCGGTTGGCTGCAATTCCCATTGTTCTGGCTGTGGTGTTGTTACTGGCAAGTAGCAGTGCCTGGGCCAGTGACTGGCTGGTACGCTCCCTGGAATATCAGTATGTCCCGCAAGTAAACATTCCTAAAGCAGATGCGATCGTGGTGTTAGGCGGAGCAACCCGACCTGCGGTGCCCCCTCGTCCCTGGGTAGAAGTCGCGGAAGAGGGCGATCGAGTCCTCTATGCTGCAAAACTCTTTCGAGAGGGAAAAGCACCCCGGATCATTCTCAGTGGTGGGCGGGTGAACTGGGCAGGAAACAACGATCTTCCTGAATCGGCAGACATGGCGGAACTGATTAAAACCATGGGGGTTCCCGAAACGGCCCTGATTCAGGAATCGACCTCTCGCAATACGCGGGAAAATGCCGTCAACAGCAAAAAAATTATGGATGCCCAGGGCATTCGCTCGATTCTGCTAGTCACATCGGCCCTGCATATGCCCCGTTCATTGCGGATTTTCCAGAAGTTGGGGATTGAGACATTTCCAGCTACCACGGACTTTTTAAGCAGCGATCGGGAAACTAAGGAATTGCAAAACACAGCCCAGGACATTACTTTGAACTCGCTGCCAGATGCCGAACGCTTGCGAAACACAACCCGCGCTTTGAAGGAATACGTGGGTATTGGCATTTACTGGTTACGGGGCTGGCTGTAATCCCAATCTTCAGGCGAGCCGATAAGATAGCAGGTGGGAGACTGGCTATCTGATTCCCAGCCCACCTGTCCTATGACCCTTGATTTGCCCCTTGCTGCTGAGGCTGTTTCTACTTCTGTGCACCGACCGGAGTTACTGGCTCCTGCGGGAAATTGGGAGTGTGCCAGAGCGGCTGTCGAAAATGGAGCCGATGCCATCTATTTTGGCCTGGAGCGGTTCAACGCTCGAATGCGGGCAGAGAATTTTACAGAAGCTGATTTACCCGACTTGATGGCCTTCTTGCATCGGCGGGGAGTAAAGGGATACATTACCCTGAACACCCTGGTCTTCCCTCAAGAACTGGCCGAGGCCGAGCAATATCTCCGTACCATGATTACGGCTGGAGTGGATGCCGCGATTGTCCAGGATGTAGGAATTTGTCGTTTGATTCGTCACCTCTCGCCCGATTTTCCTATCCATGCCTCCACCCAGATGACCGTTACCAGTGCAGCTGGTGTTGAGTTTGTCAGGTCTCTAGGCTGTCAATTGGTCGTTCTAGCGCGAGAATGCTCCCTTAAGGACATTTCCAAAATTCAGCAACAGCTTGGGCAGCAGGGCATTGCTTTACCGCTGGAGGTCTTTGTTCACGGTGCGCTGTGTGTAGCGTATTCCGGTCAATGCCTGACCAGTGAAGCGCTGGGGGGACGCTCGGCCAACCGGGGGGAATGCGCTCAAGCCTGTCGAATGCCCTACGATCTGTGTGCGGATGGAAAACCTGTGAATTTGGGCGATCGCAAGTATCTCCTCAGCCCTCAAGATCTCTCTGGCCTGGACGTTTTACCCGACTTAATCAAAACTGGGGTGGCCAGCTTAAAGATCGAAGGTCGGCTGAAAAGTCCAGAATACGTTGCCAACGTGACTCGTGTGTATCGACAGGCCTTAGATCAGGTGATGGAGGCAAAAGAGCAGCCGTCACTGGTCATGCGTCATTGGTCATCAGCAAAGGACAAAGGACAAAGGACAAAGGACAAAGGACAAAGCCGCATCCAAACTCCAAACTCCAAAATCGCCACGAGTCAATACCAACTTGAAATGGCCTTCTCCCGTGGACTTTATAGTGGTTGGTTTCGTGGCATTAACAATCAGGAACTGGTTCATGCCCGGTTTGGCAAAAAGCGAGGATTTTATCTCGGTGAGGTAATTCACATCAAAAATGGCGAAATCACCATCCGCCTGCCCGAATCGGAAACACGGTCAATTCAAAATTCAAATTTCAAAATTCAAAATTTCCCGATTAAACCCGGTGATGGGGTGGTTTTCGATAACGGTCATCCTGAAGCCGAGGAAGAAGGTGGGCGAGTCTATTCTGTTGAACAACGGGGAAATACAGCGATCCTCACCTTTGGGCGAGGAAGTTTGAACCTGCGGCGCATTCAAGTTGGCGATCGCGTCTGGAAAACCAGCGATCCGGAATTGGATCGACAGTTACGGCAGACCTTTGCTGGAGAGACTCCCAAGTTTCAGCGTCCGATTCAGATTGCAATCCATGGAACAGTAGGAGAACCCCTGATTGCGATCGCACGGGATGAACTGGGTCATGTGGTTCAGGTGGAATCCAAGCTGCCGCTGGTCGCCGCACACAATCAACCATTAACGACAGAGCGGTTAACGGAACAATTCAGTCGTCTGGGAAATACGCCTTTCCGGTTGGATTGCCTGACAAATCATATCTCTGATGCTGTCCTGCTGCCAGTGAGTGAATTGAACCGTTTACGCCGCGATCTGGTGAGTCAATTAGAAGCGCTCCGTTCTCAGCCGAAACGCTGGCAGTTGCGATCGCACGCCACCTACACCGATCTGCTACCTGCCATCGATCTGCCAGAAAGTTCTTCTGAAAAATCCCTAACCAATCCGCAGATGATTGTGTTAGTTCGCAATCTGAACCAACTGCAAGCCGCCTTGCAAACCAATGTCACTACCCTCTATTGCGAATTTGAAGATCCCCGCACCTATAAGACTGCCGTACAACTGGTTCAGAGCCAACACCCTTTCGGAAAAACTCCTTCCCGGATCCCCGCTCCTCGCTCCCCGATCCTCTTCGTCGCCCCTCCCAGAATCACCAAGCCGAATGAACAGTGGATCTTACAACAAGTTCTGGACAGTCAAGCCGATGGGTATTTAATCCGAAATTATGATCACTTGCAGTTCTTTGCCGGAAGACGCTGCATTGGCGATTTCTCATTGAATGTTGCTAATCCCCTAACGGCAAACTACTTCAAGCAACTTGGGTTAGAACGGTTAACCGCTTCCTATGACCTGAACATTCAACAGTTAGAAGATCTGCTGAAACAGTGTCCTGAGCAGTGGTTTGAAGTTACGATTCACCAACATATACCGATGTTTCACATGGAACATTGTGTGTTTTGTGCCTTTTTGTCAGAGGGAACAGATTACACCAACTGCGGTCGTCCTTGTGAAAAGTATGAGGTGACTTTGCGCGATCGTGTCGGAACCCAGCATATTCTTCATGCAGATGCAGGCTGCCGTAATACCGTATTCAATGGGGTTGCCCAAACGGGTGCAGAATATGTGCAGCGATTATTGGAACTGGGACAACGTAACTTCCGCCTTGAATTTGTCAATGAAACTCCGGAACAGGTGATTCAAATCATTCAACGCTATCAACAACTGCTGCAGGGGCAGATTACCGGAACCCAACTTTGGCGAGAGCTACATCTGCATAGCCAGCTTGGAGTAACACGTGGCCCCCTCGATCGGTAGTGTGAGTTGAGGGGTTACTTTAAGCTATGGATCGAGGTTAAAGGGAAAGCATGGGTGATTTTGTGGGCACACTGCTAAGATTCAGTACTTCTGCCATCAGCCTCTATGGATGATTCATTCTACATCACAACCTACTGGGCCTATCTTCATAGCCTTGGTCTACAATCGCAGATAGGCCCAAATTCGCAGATTACTCAGATCCTGGAACAAACTCAGTGGGATGAGCCTCAAACTTCCATAGACCAGAATAATTCCGCCGTAGTAGCGCTGATTGAAGCTGAAAACAGTGATGATCCCACGGTGCGAGCACTGTATCTGAATATGGCGATCGCGACCTTAGAACAGGCCAGCGATCATCCCCTCTGTATGGCTCACTGGATTCTGATTAAGAGCCTGCTGGGAGAACGAGAGGAGGCATTGCAAGTAGGCTTTTCCACTTTTGTATCCTTACTGCAACTCGTCTACAATTCACCTGATACAACGCCCGCTGGTTTGATTTATCTACCCAAAGCGTGGCAAGGGCAGAAAGCCTCCTGGCAATTGCATGAAATCTTGCAGGCTCAGAGCGGCGATCGTCAGGCTCTATTGCTGCTGGGAGAGATTCTCAGGCAATCCCAATTGATATTCTACAGTCCAGCAGGACTACGCTTTCTGCAGCTAGCGGCTACACTGTTTCCCCACTCTGCGCCAATTCAACACTCCCTGGGAATTTCCAGCTTGCTGAATGGCCAGTGGGAAGGGTTGCTCTACCTGCATCAAGCCAATCAGCAGCAACCGGAGTGTTCCTCAATTTTGCAATCCCTCTATCTGGCCTATAAGGATTTGCGGCAGTCAGAGCCATCCCTTTTCTGGCTAAAAAATGCTCAAACAGTTGCCCATCAACATCCACAGTTACCTGCATGGCAGTGGGCGAACCTGGATGCTGCCAGTCCCTTTACTTACGCAACTGTGGAAACAGATATGTTGCTGGCGGTTGAACCTAGCTTTCAAAGTATTGTGACCAGTGTTTTGCTGACCCACGGCGACTGGTTTGAGCAGGAGATGGAGTTTTGGCGAGATCAGATCCAGCCCGGAATGGCAGTGATTGATGTAGGAGCCAATGTCGGTATTTACACCATTACTGCAGCACGGCGCGTGGGAAAAACTGGCCGAGTCATAGCTGTGGAACCGTTTTCCAACTGCGTGCAATGCTTACAGGAAACCTGCCGAGTAAACGATCTGAACTGGGTGACAGTCTGCCAGAGTGCTGCCAGCGATCGCGATGGCACAATCCGATTAGCCCTGCATGATGCCAGCGAACTCAATCAGGTCATTACAACTGAGGGCGAGTTGGCATCTGGGACGTATGAGGAAGTTCCCTGTTTTTCCCTGGATACTTTGATTGAACAGGAGAATCTGCGTCAGGTTGATTTCCTCAAGATCGATGCCGAAGGTCATGAGTTGCAAGTGTTGCAGGGAAGCGATCGCCTGTTGCAACGCTTCTCTCCCACCATCCTGTATGAAAATATTGCTGGCAGTCAGGGAAACAATACTCCCGTCGCCGACTTCCTGATAGCCAGAGGCTACCGGCTTTATCGCTATCAGCCTTTTGTAAAACAGTTAATTCCCCTTGATTCCCCAACCGATTTGCATGGATCGCTCAATATCATTGCCCTACCTCCAGAGTAATCACCCTGCGTCAGAGTTCAGTCAACCAGCGATCATTCTCTTGCTGGACTTGGTTTAATTGGGGTCTTGCAATAAAGATTGATTTGAGAATTGGGATTTAAGTTGCGATTAAAGTTGCCAAATACAAGTTCTTGATAGTTCTGGCGATCGAACCATTCAACTGATCGATCTAAGAAAATCTTATTCAGAAGAGGAAAGACAACAATACAAGCAATATCTTTTTTATCTGAAATAGTCTCCAAGGTCTGATAGTCATAAAACTTTTTGAGTTTTGCTGCTATCTGATCAATATCCTGGATTTCATAAGTTGACACATACATATTAGGGCGATCGGCAGCATAATTAAGATATTTTTTAATGGAATAGTTCCACTCAAGGTAGATCATGGGATTTGTTACCAGCAGGATTTTATCCGCAGGGGTAGTTTTAGCAACAATGGTGGATAGCAGTCGATTCGTTGACCTACCTTCTAAAGCGAAAATGTGTGCTGCATTCCAGGT from Leptodesmis sichuanensis A121 includes:
- a CDS encoding HNH endonuclease, translated to MQTVNNGIPLSFDHILPRSHGGTTTFENVCLACRSCNEFKIKQAITEAAPILSGSRNYG
- a CDS encoding LexA family protein, yielding MPPQPHDDLYRYIENYKKARSNSPSYDEMMEATGKSRGAVQNSLNYLEKHGYIRRIPGKRRNIEIVKSEQRGVPIRGEIAAGYLSDPFTDTVEHLPFEAPWLRPGDFALRVSGDSMKNAYIPDGAFVIMRTVPDGYMPPDGEIAAVYVAGIGMTLKHFYRDGHKVILKPSNPNYPSMPFDLREQEVKVQATWLCTLHGKHWLTA
- a CDS encoding YdcF family protein, producing the protein MFLFLSKLLPIFLYPLGLSCLLLLLAFILLWWKPRLAAIPIVLAVVLLLASSSAWASDWLVRSLEYQYVPQVNIPKADAIVVLGGATRPAVPPRPWVEVAEEGDRVLYAAKLFREGKAPRIILSGGRVNWAGNNDLPESADMAELIKTMGVPETALIQESTSRNTRENAVNSKKIMDAQGIRSILLVTSALHMPRSLRIFQKLGIETFPATTDFLSSDRETKELQNTAQDITLNSLPDAERLRNTTRALKEYVGIGIYWLRGWL
- a CDS encoding U32 family peptidase: MTLDLPLAAEAVSTSVHRPELLAPAGNWECARAAVENGADAIYFGLERFNARMRAENFTEADLPDLMAFLHRRGVKGYITLNTLVFPQELAEAEQYLRTMITAGVDAAIVQDVGICRLIRHLSPDFPIHASTQMTVTSAAGVEFVRSLGCQLVVLARECSLKDISKIQQQLGQQGIALPLEVFVHGALCVAYSGQCLTSEALGGRSANRGECAQACRMPYDLCADGKPVNLGDRKYLLSPQDLSGLDVLPDLIKTGVASLKIEGRLKSPEYVANVTRVYRQALDQVMEAKEQPSLVMRHWSSAKDKGQRTKDKGQSRIQTPNSKIATSQYQLEMAFSRGLYSGWFRGINNQELVHARFGKKRGFYLGEVIHIKNGEITIRLPESETRSIQNSNFKIQNFPIKPGDGVVFDNGHPEAEEEGGRVYSVEQRGNTAILTFGRGSLNLRRIQVGDRVWKTSDPELDRQLRQTFAGETPKFQRPIQIAIHGTVGEPLIAIARDELGHVVQVESKLPLVAAHNQPLTTERLTEQFSRLGNTPFRLDCLTNHISDAVLLPVSELNRLRRDLVSQLEALRSQPKRWQLRSHATYTDLLPAIDLPESSSEKSLTNPQMIVLVRNLNQLQAALQTNVTTLYCEFEDPRTYKTAVQLVQSQHPFGKTPSRIPAPRSPILFVAPPRITKPNEQWILQQVLDSQADGYLIRNYDHLQFFAGRRCIGDFSLNVANPLTANYFKQLGLERLTASYDLNIQQLEDLLKQCPEQWFEVTIHQHIPMFHMEHCVFCAFLSEGTDYTNCGRPCEKYEVTLRDRVGTQHILHADAGCRNTVFNGVAQTGAEYVQRLLELGQRNFRLEFVNETPEQVIQIIQRYQQLLQGQITGTQLWRELHLHSQLGVTRGPLDR
- a CDS encoding FkbM family methyltransferase; the encoded protein is MDDSFYITTYWAYLHSLGLQSQIGPNSQITQILEQTQWDEPQTSIDQNNSAVVALIEAENSDDPTVRALYLNMAIATLEQASDHPLCMAHWILIKSLLGEREEALQVGFSTFVSLLQLVYNSPDTTPAGLIYLPKAWQGQKASWQLHEILQAQSGDRQALLLLGEILRQSQLIFYSPAGLRFLQLAATLFPHSAPIQHSLGISSLLNGQWEGLLYLHQANQQQPECSSILQSLYLAYKDLRQSEPSLFWLKNAQTVAHQHPQLPAWQWANLDAASPFTYATVETDMLLAVEPSFQSIVTSVLLTHGDWFEQEMEFWRDQIQPGMAVIDVGANVGIYTITAARRVGKTGRVIAVEPFSNCVQCLQETCRVNDLNWVTVCQSAASDRDGTIRLALHDASELNQVITTEGELASGTYEEVPCFSLDTLIEQENLRQVDFLKIDAEGHELQVLQGSDRLLQRFSPTILYENIAGSQGNNTPVADFLIARGYRLYRYQPFVKQLIPLDSPTDLHGSLNIIALPPE